ttgggaccaCTACACTAGAAGCTGCAATGACAAACTGAGGCACTCGTACTTTGCACACATCATGAGATGACATAATTTATTAGATGGTATTATAATGCCCCATAAAATGGGAAACAGTTGGTCAGTCTGTGGAAAATGCCTAGAGTTTGCCACACCTAAGCAAGAAGTCCttaagatctctcattcataaacATAAGTCATGGACAACAGTCATAGTGTTTGAAGGGATCACAAGGGTCATTCTAGTTCAACCCTCCGGCACGTAGTGAGAGCACTCTTGAAAAATGCCTATCCAACCTCTATTTATAGACCTTTAAAGAAAGACAATCCACCTCTCTGCAAGGCAATCTCTTTCACTATCAAACAGCTCCTACTCTCAATAAGTTCTACCTAGTGTTTACATGGAATCTCTTCCCATTTTAACCCATTGGTTTGTGTTCTAGCAGCAAAACACAAGCTTGTTCTGTACCTCCACATAACATTCTTTGAGATATTCAGAAGTCAATGTTATCAAGGTACATGGTTAAATTGGGAGCCATTTGTCCCATCTCCTCTGCATAGAGGTAAGGAAGCTAAACGCTATATTCAGAAGAGGGAAGGTTGCAAGGTGAATGAAAAGGGGGGTCGTGAGAAGACAACCTTGTGATGGAGGGTGAGACAACTAGGCTCACACTTAGGTTCAGTGCCTCCTCTCTTGGAGCCCTCTGGTAGCTATAGATTTCATCTCCACCTCCAAAATGTTGCATATTCCCAGTGCCTCCAAGGGCATTTAGATAACCCTCATCAACCCATTATAGCCTAAGAAAATGTTTGAAGGAGCAACATGTTACCTGTCAGGTGCAAATCCCATCCACTCTAGCCAATAATTTGGAATGCTaggaattacagtccagcaacatctggaagaccgtGTTGTTCCCGCTCTTAGTGCAAGATAAGGAAAGTGAAAATATCCAGAGTATGATGCCAGTTCACCTTGCTTTACATAGGTCCTGGGTAACCTATcaaaggattttcttggcaagacgtTTTCGAAGGTTGTCTGCCCTTGCATTCCAGTAAGGCTGAGACAGTGTAATCTGCCTAAGATCACCCAATTAATTTCCCATGCTAAACGGTTCCTATTCCAATAGTCAATTCACTATCCCACACCAGCCTTTTTTCTCTGAGGACTATCAAATCAAGGCTACAGAACCATCTACTGAAGGTATATTCTAGACatggggagaggaaagagaaaacccATGTAGTAAAGGCCCACCTTCATTTGAAAACCAAATAGTCTTCTCATGGCCCATTCATTATTGCTCCAAAGCTCCTGAGAGAAAGGACTGATGTTCAGAAGTCACCAGATTTGGGAAATATAGGCAAGAGTCATTTCCTGGTGGAAACAAGGGTGCTCAGTTCAGTCTTTAGCCCAGCTTAAGATAGGAAGCTGATAATCTGAGTGGGCAACTGGCCTCCATAACAGAACCTTTTTGACTTGGCAACTTTGGAACTGAGCTGACTGTTGCATCACCCATTGTTCCAGAGAAGGGCTGGGGTTCTCTTGAGTCAAAGGCGGCTGAACCTCTCTTTGCAAGAAAGCCAGTTTTGCACCCGTGTTTCTGAGCTTGGGCAAGCCCAGAACGATGGTCACAATCGAGTCGGAATCAGACTTCTATGACGTGTTTGAGATCCTGGGGAAGGGGACGTTTGGGGAAGTGGTGAAAAGCTGGAAACGGAGCACGGGGGAGATGGTCGCCATCAAGATCCTGAGAAATGACTCCTACCGGAGCAGAATCATCAAGAACGAGCTGAAGCTACTACAGACGATGGCTGAGGTGGACTCAGAGCAGTCCCACATTGTCCAGTTCCACGAATTCTTCCACGACGAGCTCAAGTTCTACCTGGTCTTTGAGCTGTTGGAGCAAAACCTCTTTGACTTCCAGAAAGAGCACAATTTTTCCCCTTTGCCAGTCCGACACATTCGGACGGTGACCACACAGGTGCTGAGAGCCTTAGCCAAGCTAAAAGAGCTCTCCATAATCCATGCAGACCTGAAGCCGGAGAACATCATGTTGGTCGACCAGGTGAGGTATCCTTTCCGAATCAAGGTGATTGACTTTGGGTCTGCCAGCATCTTCAACGAGGTGCGCTATGTCAAAGAGCCATACATCCAATCCCGGTTCTACCGGGCGCCAGAGATACTGTTAGGGCTACCGTTCTGTGAGAAAGTGGACATGTGGTCCTTGGGGTGCGTGATGGCAGAGCTGCACCTTGGCTGGCCTCTCTACCCCGGGAACAATGAATACGACCAGATACGGTACATCTGTGAGACTCAAGGGATGCCCAGGACCACCCTTCTCAACGCTGCCAGGAAAGCCCACCTCTTTTTCAAAAGAAGCCAGCATCCCGAGGTGGTGAATTCCTGGCAGCTGAAGACCCCAGCAGAATACCTGGCGGACACCAAGGTGAAATCTGTGGAACGGAGGAAGTATGTGCTGAAGTCCCTGGACCAGATGGAGACGGTGAATGTCCACAAGATGATCTACCCAGACAGCGAGGCCTTGGCCGAATACTTTGACCTCCGGAGCATGGTGGAGCTCATTAAGAGAATGTTGACTTGGGATTCCCATGAGCGTATCACCCCTAGCGCAGCCCTGAAGCACCCCTACATTTCCACACAGCCACTCAAGCAGAATTATGATCTCACTCAGTATTATCAGTTCTGCATGAGGAGCCTCCATGAGTCACTCCCCAACCATGGAAAAGCGGTGGAGGAGGAAACTCAGGTCTATAGCCCTATGGAAGAGGAGCACTTCTACGCTTCCCAGCAGTCCTTCAAGGAGGACAATGCTCATGGCATCCAAAGGACCACCAGCCAATTGGATGATCTGAGCATCGCTGAAGCCAGCCGGGAGGTGCCCCTGAAAGTATGGGGCGAAGGACCCAGTGGAGGTCTCTATGAGCCTCTCTCTGGCCCCACAGAGGCTGCCTCTGGCCGGCGCAAGACCCTCCACCAAAACTTTCGTTTGTGCCATGAGCAGCCAACCCAGCAAGAGCCCATCATGCCCTACTACAGGAACCGTCATGGGAGTCCCAAGCATCGCAAGGCATCCCACCATGCCAAGTTGGACCCCACTTTTGAAAATCTCATCCTCCTGGGACAATATTCACCGGAAGACACCCTCAGCTGGGAGAAGGAGAGCAACGCTAGCACTAACTCCCTGCCCGAGTCCAATGGAAAGGAAGATCCCAACTACCCCAAAGGTCTGATGTTGTCACCCAAAACTCAGGTAGCGGTCATTGAATTCCTTCAGTCAAAGGGGGCATGAAATCGTTCCCTTTAGAAGAGGACAGTCTCAGAGAAGTCTTCCAGTACTGAAGCAGCATTCCAAcactttagaccaggcatgggcaaattttggccttccaggcattttggacttcaactcccacaattcctaacagccagtaggctgttaggaattgtgggagttgaaatccaaaacacctggagggctgttaggaattgtgggagctgatgtccaaaacacctggaaggctgttagggagttgaagaccaaaacatctaccGACTGTTGGGATTGtggacgttgaagtccaaaacacttggagggccaaagtttgcccttgcctgctttAGACAATGGGCTTAGTTCTTGTGACAGTTCAAAAAGGGTGTCTTTACATGAGTTGTGAGTGTAGCTACTCCTTCCTagagacttttaaaaaacaaaacaaaacccaacttGATATAGGAGGTCGTATGTGTGATCCTGATACTTTAATCATTGCTTGCTGATGTGATTGGCTGACCGATCAAATTACCGATGTGCTGCTTTTCTATGCTGCATTGCTCTCAGAGTAGGGCCCAGGACAGCTTCTAAACAATCAAAATATTGCAAttagaaaacaattaaaagcaaataaaataaaataaaaaacctcTCCATGAATCTGGAAGTCCTCCAGAACGATTCTACTGTCAACATCCACTGGACTCTGAGCATAAAGCTCTAttagaggacctaaagattcctaaagagaacattatAACCAAATCAACGAATAATCATACTCacaaaaagtcaaaaccacaattaTGGAGGGCCAATTTTagtgtaaaaatatttttaaaataaaacagtttgggGGGTAAGATTAAAGCCCACTCTCCTACCTATACTTCCCTCACTTGCTTCAGTTCTTTGCATTCATAGGGAAAGGCTGTAGCAAAGTTTTCTGAATCTGACAccttttctttcatgtcaggagcgacttgagaaactccaagtcgcttcgggtgtgagagaattggccgtctgcaaggacgctgcccaggggacacccggatgttttgatgttttaccatccttgtgggaggacgttgcccaggggacacccagacattttgatgttttaccatccttgtgggaggcttctctcgtgtccctgcatagggagctggagcggacagacgggagctcatccgtgctctccctggattcaaacctccaacctgtcggtcttcagtcctgctggcacaagggtttaacccattgcatcaccttAGTCTGGCTCATTAGTCTGACATCCAATCTATAGCAAATGCCTTATGTTGCCCAATAGCTGAGCCAATCCAAACGTTACAGTTAGatgtcaaagagttggaagagacctctaattcactgcttcttaaacaaaTGGGGTCAATGTTGGGTTTCTGAAAAAAATGGCAACtataaaagttttctgaacatcgTGACTGTTTTAGGCATTTATACATACCAATTGTGCAATGTTTACATTGGACTCTGCACAAGATGCTTCAACTGAccttcaccaaaaaaaaaaagggaaatcagcctgttcAGTAAGCCTTTGCAAATGCCAATTAACTGTTTGATTTTTTCATACTTATCATATACCTATATATGGGTTCcatagtggtgcagcgggttaaaccgctgagctgctgaagttgctgaccaaaaggttagcggtTCAAATTCAGAGagaggggtgagcttctgctgttaggcatagcttctgccaatctagcagtttgaaaacatgtaaatgtgagatcaataggtaccgcttctgcgggaaggtaacggcattccatgcagtcatgctggccacatgaccttggaggtgtctacggacaatgccagctcttcagcttagaaatagaaatgagcaccagagtcccagagtcagtcACAATAAGATTTTGTGTCAAGGGAAAACCATTACTTTACCTTTAATATAATAttctgtaatataatataatataatataatataatataatataatataatatacaaataatatattatataatataaatgcCTCCTACAAAATGTCAATTTGGAGACCTCAGGAGGGCATGGATGGAAGATCAAAACCTGGCCATGGCACACAAGGACAACCATGTTGAAATAAACAACAGCCCCAATCTGGCAGCCAGCCACTCGTTTCAAAGGtttcccattctgtttctttAAGGAACATAGACTGGGAAGAACTGATGCAAAGCAGAGACATTTCTCCCATTCCGCATAATGGGCCCCGATTCCCCCAAGACAACCAACAATGGCACTGTGTATTGTAGCCAAAGTTTTAATCCAACCAAGCCACCGGCATAGCCACTCCATACAGTCaagccggccacataaccttggaggcgtctatggacaacgccggctcttcggcttaaaaatggagatgagcaccacctcccagagttggacatgactagacttaatgtcaggggaaacttttacctttacctatacctatATATACCCAGCGTTATATGAAAATGCCTCAGATGGAAAGAGTTCACAAGCGGAAAAGGTTGAAGAAGTCCTGATCTATATTGCCTTGTGTTGTCCCATGTGTTAGTCAACCCAAATGTGTTTGGATAccataatagagttagaagacaCTCATGGGTCATCTtgctcagtgcaggatctccagctaaaacatgcatgggcaaactttggccctccaggtgttttggacttcaactcccacaattcctaacagccagtaggctgggttgttataggttttttcgggctatatggccattctctcctgatgttttgcctgcatctatggcaagcatcctcagaggtagtgaggtctgttggaactatgaaaaaggatttatatatctgtggaataaccagggtgggacaaagaactcttgtctgctggagctaggtgttaatgtttcaactgaccaccttgattagcatttgatagcctggcagtgcctggggcaatcttttgttgagaggtgattagatgtcccagattgtttcctctctgttgttttgccagtaggctgttaggaaatgtgggaattgaagtccaaaacacctggagggccaaagtttgcccaggcctgataaaTCATCCCTATCAGGTTGTTGTCTAGCATTTAATGGAAGACGTCTGGAGAAGGAGACCCCAtgaactgttggaaatagcaaccttccaaggcTCCACTAACTGTAAATGTGTATagttgttaacctatattgtatatacattttggtttgccaatttgactgtacctctttggtgtgggaggggcttcagacacaggactctattttgtattcagtttgcatcagacctcagtggaggtagGTGTATGTTGATGTTTGGACTTTAagtatgcttttagacctcaatggaggtaAATTGCGGTTTGTTttgtttcagacttcagtgagtacagttatacagtttggactatataTGCTTAAAAactatggactagtatgctgaatatatacaagaagtttgttagtaaacctgagatgttatttttcaaagaagacctTGTTTTTTTTATCTCTGAGTATATACTTTAAGAGGTTTTAAGgaagtgtatatcttttgggcaattgCAACTGCAAATTCAACTTCAAAGacacaaccatcctctgctaaccaaacatatttttgtagtggcatgtctttatccatggcagttcaaagacatggtttttcAGTTTAACTGCCGAGTTACCCATGTGCCATTGCATGAAatcttattaatttatttatttatagtatttattaggtactagcttggggacccagcgctacccgggttatttgagaaaggaattgtgtatcaaggttggtctttatcagttatttatatgggttgcagtggtctcaggaagttagtgaaggtactgcgagtcccatcatctatggcccatcctcctccaaactgcaccaggatggagagtgagtcatggggactctgtgtgccaagtttggtcttgatcggtcattagatgaaggttgcagcagtcttggaaagtgagtggaggtacttgaagtcctatcatccatagtctgttctcccccaaacctcaccagaatgttgagttggccattgggctctctgtgccaagtttggcctttattggcatttggatgagtgtcgctgtggtttcaggaagtgagtgaaggtactgcaagtcccatcatccattgtccatcgtccatccatggttctaaatggttctaaagtaattatgaaactaaagttctggtggtgaaaactaggttgcactggtgctttgcttctacagtgttgctaaagttctggtggtgaaaatttcagaactcttaacaaaactttcaaaatttcattattggcaatttttgtGAACGGAACAaattagaaactgccatttataacaaaattttggaagttttgttagagttctgaaattttcaccaccagaacctttgcaacactgtagaagcaaagcaccagcgccgcctaattttcaccaccagaacagtgggacttagagcagtggttctcaacctgtgggtccccagatgttttggccttcaactcccagaaatcctaacagctggtaaactggatgggatttctgggagttgtaggccaaaacacctgggtacccacaggtcaagaaccactgccatagacacacaacatatatagacagacacacagaggctatttaacattccagctttcatgagggcattctggccaccaggggagctgtcacttcaccatccatttgtgacactgatagagtacttcctcattctttgcatgcttgctggagatttttatggcgtcgtaaattagttaaattagcctccccgcataagcggtacttaaattttcttcttggcagatgcaactgtctttcgggctgcaaaggttgacagcaagttacacaaatgagtcggaagctcactccgaccggctggctttgaactcatgacctttcggtcagtagtgatcttgtggttttcaaaaggtggtctctatGCTCATTTGCCAAACGGATGTAAAATCATTTTAACCTTTTCAATAaagttatggtgcacttatttccaataggttatggaatttccaatatgaacttttcctctttctctctggcAGAGAGGCCCTGCTGAAGCGTTCGAGCCCGCCGCCTCTGCTATGCAGGTCTCTGGTCCCACCACTTGGCTGCCGGAGGAGGACTGGTTGTCAGACCGGGGGGCCGCCCCGCTCAAGGCCGTGCTGCACGCCCCGCGGAACCGGCACCACCAGCTGCAGCCCCCTTACCTCCAACACATCGCCAGCCACCACTGACCCACCCGCAGCGGGGCATCTTTGCCCAGGCAGGACGAGGGCAGAGGCGCAGCAGAAAAGAGACAAGAGAGAGGAGGGCACCCTGGCGGGGCCCTTCTCCTCAAACAGAGACCCTTTGTAGCCCTGAAATATATAGACTGTTCCTGGCTGCCCCCAGCTGCTTCCTTCCTAATAAAGAAAAAAACTCCTTGCTAGAATGATTCGTGAGCTGTGCTGAGAGCTCCAGGCTGGAAGGGGTGAGGGATTCATGTGGGGTACAAAGGGAGAGGGTCGATGGGGTTACATGGAGACTTTTCCCCCAACTAAGGGCTAACAAGTGCATTTCCCCCGGCCCACTTGCAACCCCTGATGCTCTCAATTGCTGCTGCATCTGTAATAAACACTTTATCAATTGCAGAAAGCTTTTCATGGCAAATCTTTGGCTATGGACACATGCTGTGCCCTCAAGGTTTTGGTGAGTCCATGAACCCTTCCAGTCCTATCAGTTGCCTCTGAaattggaaaggaccccaaacactatttagactggatctacactgccctatatttcaggatctgatcccagattatctgatttgaactaagttatatgagtctagactgttatatttatttatagtatttatattccgcccttttcaccccacaggggacccagggtggatcacaatgcacatatacatggcaaacattcaatgccatagacacacaacatatatagacagacacacagaggctatttaactttccagcttcagagggtatgctttgaattcctgccaccaggggagctgttgcttcaccgtccactcgtgacaccgatggagtacttcctcgttcttttgcatgctgctggagagttttatggtgtcataaattagttaaattagcctccctgcataagcattacctaaatttcctacttgacagatgcaactgttgcaactcagggtagtcttcaccttgctccagacaccaccacaccaaaacaaagtataaaaaatataaatgaacaaaatctggctaccagtattaaaaaattctaaaattgcaacagcacaacaacagagaagaaacaaactaggacatctcatcacctctcaacaaaagtttgctccaggcactgtcaggccattatatgctaatcaaagtgatcagttgaaacattcacacctagctccagcagacaagagtcctttgtcccaccctggtcattccacagatatataaacccttttccctagttccaacagacctcactacctctgaggatgcttgccatagatgcaggcgaaacgtcaggagagaatgcctctagaccgtggccatatagcccgaaaaaacctacaacaactcagtgattccggccatgaaagccttcgacaatacaagaaatacaaattttccataggcaggacaaaggcttaaatgcaaagacaaagttcccaagatccaaaggcaaaaacatgaagcataatcccttagcagtggtcaaacaagagtccatggaaaacagttgaaaacaagatcCAAATCCCAGACTcgggaagccagaagcgtgctacTAAAAGCCaaaagttaatccacagaagtttgaaTGGGAAGAGCTACGTTGGACTGACaacccctgcttgtcagctacaaggctaaataccctttgcggaCATGAACGTATTGCATTGACCTTTGGCACCCTTAgcttctcgcttgctagccaagcgagtgcttctctggagccttaattgcagacgatcCTGTCtgttcattaattcattatcttcaaggctatgtaaccccttatcttggtccagctggaccggatcactgtggggaggaaaagacttctccacctggccgtgtgggatttcactctcgttatcagtctcactagcattcctttcccctgggaactgacttgctgtttctccttcagcagccccaccgtctgccctgtctgaagcatgtacagaaatctgtaacccatcagcctcctcatcatcctgtaggaattctggctcagaaggcccaaagagctcagcttcagactcagagttaagctgagtcacaacagcaactgtctttcgggctgcaaaagtcgacagcaagctagacaaatggtcaggagcttactctgacctgggttggcttcgaactcatgaccttttgatcagtagtgattttaatacagctgactcccaaccagctgcgccataaCCCGGTCCAGATAATCTGCCAGATAATCTGTTATAAACAGAATagcaggctatattttagaggatgCGGatgggaaaaccacctctgagttttTCTACCTTAAGGAAACCCTACAAAATTCACAATATCACCATAAATCGACAGGTTGTCTTTGATATGGAATTTAGACTGCAATAAAATGAGAATCTGCCTGGCAAGCATAATGCTAACCAAAATTAATAACCAAAATTCCAGATTAAAGACTCAACAGGAAGTGAAGGCAAAGAACAGACGTGTTTTATTGCATTCTTGGGCAAGAAGTGATGCTTTTGGTCTCCTGCCCCAAAAGTACAAGCATAACAGACCACATAGTGTCCAAAACGGTTTTATACAACCAGGTTACCATTGTAACCTGCGTTGAATCGTTCCTCCTTTGGTTGGCCAGAAAAGAGGCTGGCTAGGATCCACTCTGGGATTGGTTTAGAGTGGAGGCTGCAGAACCACCCCCATGGGAGGGCACAACCTGGAAATATAGGTTAATCCAGTTTTAtattaaactagccgtcccctgccatgcgttgctgtggcccactctatgtatatgtgtttttgtgtgttgttgctgttcattcgttcagtcgtctccaactcttcgtgacctcatggaccagcctacgccagagctccctgtcggccaccaccacccccagctctttcaaggtcagtccagtcacttcaaggatgccatccatccatcttgcccttggtcggcccctcttccttttgccttccactttccccagcataattgtcttctctaggctttcctgtctcctcatgatgtggccaaagtacttcaactttgtctctagtatctttccctccagtgagcagtcgggctttatttcctggaggatggactggttggatcttcttgcagtccaaggcactctcagcactttcctccaacaccacagcccaaaagcatcgatcttccttcgctcagccttccctaaggtccagctctcacatccgtaggttactacagggaataccatggctttgactaggcggatctttgttgccagtgtgatgtctctactctttactattttatcgagattggacattgctctcctcccaagaaggaagcgtcttctgatttcctggccacagtctgcatctgcagtaatctttgcgcctagaaatacaaagtctgtcacggcttccacattttctccctctattttccagttg
The sequence above is a segment of the Anolis sagrei isolate rAnoSag1 chromosome Y, rAnoSag1.mat, whole genome shotgun sequence genome. Coding sequences within it:
- the LOC132780580 gene encoding homeodomain-interacting protein kinase 4, whose product is MVTIESESDFYDVFEILGKGTFGEVVKSWKRSTGEMVAIKILRNDSYRSRIIKNELKLLQTMAEVDSEQSHIVQFHEFFHDELKFYLVFELLEQNLFDFQKEHNFSPLPVRHIRTVTTQVLRALAKLKELSIIHADLKPENIMLVDQVRYPFRIKVIDFGSASIFNEVRYVKEPYIQSRFYRAPEILLGLPFCEKVDMWSLGCVMAELHLGWPLYPGNNEYDQIRYICETQGMPRTTLLNAARKAHLFFKRSQHPEVVNSWQLKTPAEYLADTKVKSVERRKYVLKSLDQMETVNVHKMIYPDSEALAEYFDLRSMVELIKRMLTWDSHERITPSAALKHPYISTQPLKQNYDLTQYYQFCMRSLHESLPNHGKAVEEETQVYSPMEEEHFYASQQSFKEDNAHGIQRTTSQLDDLSIAEASREVPLKVWGEGPSGGLYEPLSGPTEAASGRRKTLHQNFRLCHEQPTQQEPIMPYYRNRHGSPKHRKASHHAKLDPTFENLILLGQYSPEDTLSWEKESNASTNSLPESNGKEDPNYPKGLMLSPKTQVRGPAEAFEPAASAMQVSGPTTWLPEEDWLSDRGAAPLKAVLHAPRNRHHQLQPPYLQHIASHH